In the Urocitellus parryii isolate mUroPar1 chromosome 10, mUroPar1.hap1, whole genome shotgun sequence genome, one interval contains:
- the LOC144257326 gene encoding uncharacterized protein LOC144257326, with protein sequence MRFDPLFPEEFHTEGENDENTEEPFRVQSLEPYRQDQLRNELLPVICGRNLHFSSNMGLISWDSIFTQQVLDLLFPSASPSFLGTWVNFYTEASHQHPGSQSLQQLLSMWLLLGGLSLEPQPHHLLAPIEDGISSQAKPESQTDCATSSVPVTAPKPTPEPEPSPREGAEPESRTSGVSTRDSPRPQYNKRMRGRCLIHVYLENERTTHYKSVLVTCQDSTPVIIRRALDAHLLQQEDPENYELLQIGSNHQKLRIPADGNVYYALDGRVDYNFLLRETAASKLFKVKPKEFLEPSVAVASRTPAAVSSSSAVAAGPLPQATQSNECCLRKVTSSSSSLLHSSEQVEDSRFVHVLLEGQSLRETKRILVTCQERVTSLIRRALDQNSLQHEDVDNFELLRMMSLHEKIKVPDHSLMYLSMNPQIKYYFIVRKRLEVKGKES encoded by the exons ggtgaaaatgatgagaacacggaggagcccttcagggtacagagccttgaaccttacaggcaggaccagcttaggaatgagctcctgcctgtcatttgtgggaggaacctacatttcagcagcaacatggggttaatctcctgggattccatcttcacccagcaggtgctggacctgctgttcccaag tgcctcaccttccttcctggggacctgggtgaacttctacacCGAGGCTTCTCATCAGCACCCAGGCTCTcagagtctgcagcagctgctatCCATGTGGCTCCTGCTGGGTGGCTTGAGCCTGGAGCCCCAACCACACCACCTCCTGGCCCCCATTGAAGATGGCATATCAAGCCAGGCAAAGCCTGAGAGCCAGACGGACTGTG ctacaagctcagttcctgtcacGGCTCCTaagccaaccccagagccagagccttctcccagggaaggggcagagccggagtccaggacatcaggggtctccactcGGGACTCCCCACGGCCCCAATATAACAAGCGGATGAGAGGCAGGTGCCTCATTCACgtctacctggaaaatgaaaggacgACACACTATAAGAGCGTCCTG gtgacctgccaggacagcacaccagtcatcatccgcagggccttagatgctcacttgctccagcaggaggatccagaaaactaCGAGCTTCTGCAAATTGGCTcgaaccatcaga agctaAGGATCCCTGCAGATGGAAACGTATATTACGCCCTGGATGGCAGAGTGGATTATAACTTTCTCCTTCGGGAAACAGCTGCCAGCAAGTTGTTTAAAGTCAagccaaaggag ttcttggagccttctgtggcagtggcatccaggaccccagcagctgtgagcagcagctctgcagtggctgcaggaccattgccccaggccacccaaagcaatgagtgctgcttgagaaaagtcaccagtagcagctcctcactgcttcactccagcgagcaggtggaagacagccgctttgttcacgtcctcctagagggacagagcctgagggagacaaagcgcatcctg GTGACGTGTCAGGAGagggtgacaagcctcatccgcagggccttggaccaaaattcgttgcagcatgaggatgtggacaactttgagcttcTGAGAATGATGTCTCTgcatgaga aaatcaaggtcccTGACCACTCACTCATGTATCTGTCCATGAatccacaaataaaatattatttcatcgtgaggaaacgcctcgaggtcaagggaaaggag agctga